In Edaphobacter paludis, a single window of DNA contains:
- the nuoF gene encoding NADH-quinone oxidoreductase subunit NuoF, producing MPTLVGHPDEVKVISRRFGMGAANIDKYIELDGYKAVQQAIAEGPEWIINTMKASGLRGRGGAGFPTGLKWSFVPKQSEKPKYVLVNGDESEPGTCKDHVLFLHDPHAVIEGTMIAGLAIGSKLGFIYLRGEYRYLLKIVEKAVADAYARGFLGKNIFGTGVDFDIITQTGAGAYEVGEESALMESLEGKRGVPRIKPPFPAVVGLYGGPTVINNAETIANAPHILLMGGEAYAKLGTERNGGTRLFGISGHVERPGVYELPMGYNLKKAIYEVAGGIKDGKNLKAVVPGGSSCPVLTADEIDVGLDFDQMAKAGTMLGSGGIVVLDETVSIVEFALRTIAFYQHESCGWCIPCREGTDWIKKTLTRVYEGGGSKKDVDNVQYLAENMMGRTFCPLGDAAAMPTLGFVKKFRKEFEDYIEGHKAGTPLITVQQLVGAGH from the coding sequence ATGCCTACCCTCGTCGGCCATCCCGATGAAGTCAAAGTAATCTCCCGCCGCTTTGGTATGGGCGCAGCCAATATTGATAAGTACATCGAACTCGACGGCTACAAGGCTGTTCAGCAAGCCATTGCTGAGGGGCCTGAGTGGATCATCAACACCATGAAGGCGTCGGGCCTGCGTGGTCGCGGCGGAGCAGGCTTTCCTACGGGTCTCAAGTGGTCCTTTGTCCCCAAGCAGTCGGAGAAGCCCAAATACGTCCTGGTCAACGGCGACGAGTCCGAGCCCGGCACCTGCAAGGACCACGTTCTCTTCCTGCACGATCCTCACGCCGTCATCGAAGGCACGATGATCGCCGGCCTTGCCATCGGCTCGAAGCTCGGCTTCATTTATCTACGCGGTGAGTACCGCTACCTCCTCAAGATCGTCGAAAAGGCCGTCGCCGACGCCTACGCCAGAGGCTTCCTCGGCAAGAACATCTTCGGCACCGGGGTCGACTTCGACATCATTACCCAGACCGGTGCGGGCGCCTACGAAGTTGGTGAAGAGTCCGCGCTGATGGAGTCGCTCGAAGGCAAACGCGGCGTACCTCGCATCAAGCCGCCGTTTCCTGCGGTCGTCGGCCTCTACGGTGGCCCAACCGTTATCAACAATGCTGAGACGATTGCCAACGCTCCGCACATTCTTCTGATGGGCGGCGAGGCTTACGCCAAGCTTGGCACGGAACGTAACGGCGGTACACGCCTCTTCGGCATCAGTGGCCATGTGGAGCGTCCAGGCGTCTACGAGCTTCCCATGGGCTACAACCTGAAGAAGGCCATTTACGAGGTTGCGGGCGGCATCAAGGACGGCAAGAACCTCAAGGCCGTTGTTCCCGGCGGCTCAAGCTGCCCTGTGCTCACCGCCGACGAGATCGACGTTGGCCTCGACTTCGACCAGATGGCCAAGGCTGGAACCATGCTTGGGTCTGGCGGCATCGTCGTGCTCGACGAGACTGTCTCCATCGTCGAGTTCGCCCTGCGCACCATAGCCTTTTACCAGCACGAGTCCTGCGGCTGGTGCATCCCCTGCCGGGAAGGCACGGACTGGATCAAGAAGACACTCACGCGCGTCTATGAAGGCGGCGGCAGCAAGAAGGACGTCGATAACGTCCAGTACCTCGCCGAAAACATGATGGGCCGGACGTTCTGCCCACTTGGTGACGCGGCAGCCATGCCTACGCTGGGCTTCGTGAAGAAGTTCCGCAAAGAGTTTGAAGACTATATCGAGGGCCACAAGGCCGGAACCCCCCTCATCACCGTGCAGCAACTGGTGGGAGCAGGACATTGA
- a CDS encoding NAD(P)H-dependent oxidoreductase subunit E codes for MSTVANTIFSPELAARFDHLVTIYPLRRSALVPMLLYAQDEVGYISDAVVAEIAQRIGLLELDVRNVLSYYSMLRTKPAGKYNVQVCTNISCMLRGGYEILDHCKSKLGIGHKQVTPDGAFSLEEVECIGACCWAPAMQVNYDFHDNLTTIKVDEILENYRAGQGKDIK; via the coding sequence ATGAGCACAGTAGCTAACACGATCTTTTCTCCGGAGCTGGCAGCGCGTTTCGACCACCTCGTGACTATCTATCCGTTGCGCCGCTCGGCCCTCGTTCCCATGCTCCTCTACGCGCAGGACGAGGTCGGCTACATCTCAGATGCCGTCGTCGCTGAGATTGCCCAGCGCATCGGTCTGCTCGAACTGGATGTTCGCAACGTCCTCAGCTACTACTCGATGCTGCGCACCAAGCCCGCAGGCAAGTACAACGTTCAGGTCTGCACCAATATCTCCTGCATGCTGCGCGGTGGCTACGAGATTCTCGACCACTGCAAATCAAAGCTCGGCATCGGCCACAAACAGGTCACACCCGACGGCGCCTTCTCGCTTGAAGAGGTCGAGTGCATTGGAGCCTGCTGTTGGGCGCCTGCCATGCAGGTCAACTACGACTTCCACGACAATCTCACCACCATCAAGGTCGACGAGATCCTCGAAAACTATCGCGCAGGCCAGGGAAAGGACATCAAATAA
- a CDS encoding transcriptional regulator gives MTNERIDRELWTSFASLIRSYGAAHGLNSRHQAVVEVGNDLILLRVGTRWLRFTPSEMIEDNNRTVPFHLNHDGTATVGEVTEEMDLTAERLAREMMQSE, from the coding sequence TTGACCAACGAACGCATCGACAGGGAACTCTGGACATCGTTCGCATCGCTGATCAGGAGCTATGGAGCGGCCCACGGGCTGAACAGCCGCCACCAGGCAGTCGTTGAAGTCGGGAATGACCTCATCCTGCTTCGCGTCGGCACACGCTGGCTACGTTTTACGCCCAGCGAGATGATCGAAGACAACAACCGCACGGTGCCGTTCCACCTGAACCATGATGGAACCGCCACGGTCGGTGAAGTAACCGAAGAGATGGACCTTACCGCCGAAAGGCTGGCAAGGGAGATGATGCAAAGTGAATGA
- the nuoD gene encoding NADH dehydrogenase (quinone) subunit D, with translation MSPIAAPDMLNPGVEDVVADTERHQGVPPPQDQTMVINMGPQHPSTHGVLRLVLEIDGESVVSLAPDIGYLHTGIEKTCEAKFYQQVVPLTDRIDYLCPMTNNLAYCLAVEKLLGLEIPERAQYLRVLLNELTRIQSHLVWLGTHAMDIGALTVFLYCFREREDILRIFENVAGQRMMTSYFRIGGVSLEPPLDFYKQVQEFLNIMPDRIKQYENLLTGNPIWMGRLKGIGYLSAEDAIALGVTGPPLRASGVDWDLRRDMPYSGYEKFKFNVPVSNDGDVWARYVVRMDEMRESVKICQQALDGLPEGRIVADAPKIILPDREQMKTQMEALIHHFKIVTEGFGVPAGEVYQAVESPRGEMGYYVVSDGTAKPYRVHMRNPSYATLQALETMCKGRLLADVVAVIGSIDIVLGEIDR, from the coding sequence ATGTCTCCTATTGCCGCTCCCGACATGCTGAACCCCGGCGTCGAAGACGTTGTCGCCGATACAGAACGCCATCAAGGCGTGCCTCCTCCGCAGGACCAGACCATGGTCATCAACATGGGGCCGCAGCATCCTTCGACGCACGGCGTGCTTCGTCTGGTGCTTGAGATCGATGGTGAGTCCGTCGTCTCGCTTGCTCCCGACATCGGCTATCTGCACACCGGTATCGAGAAGACATGCGAGGCGAAGTTCTACCAGCAGGTCGTGCCGCTGACCGACCGCATCGACTATCTCTGTCCGATGACCAATAACCTTGCCTACTGCCTTGCGGTAGAGAAGCTACTTGGTCTCGAAATTCCGGAGCGTGCCCAGTATCTGCGCGTTCTGCTGAATGAACTGACACGCATCCAGTCACACCTGGTCTGGCTAGGCACCCACGCCATGGATATTGGCGCGCTCACTGTCTTCCTTTATTGCTTCCGCGAGCGCGAAGACATTCTCCGCATCTTCGAGAATGTAGCGGGCCAGCGTATGATGACCAGCTACTTCCGTATCGGCGGCGTCAGCCTGGAACCACCGCTCGACTTCTACAAGCAGGTTCAGGAGTTCCTGAACATCATGCCAGACCGGATAAAGCAATATGAAAATTTGCTGACCGGCAATCCCATCTGGATGGGGCGCCTCAAGGGCATCGGCTATCTTTCTGCGGAGGATGCCATCGCGCTTGGCGTCACTGGGCCACCGCTGCGCGCCAGTGGTGTCGATTGGGATCTGCGCCGCGACATGCCTTATAGCGGCTACGAGAAGTTCAAGTTCAACGTTCCGGTCTCGAATGATGGCGATGTATGGGCTCGTTACGTCGTCCGCATGGACGAGATGCGCGAGTCGGTCAAGATCTGCCAACAGGCGCTCGATGGCCTTCCCGAAGGCCGCATCGTTGCCGACGCGCCCAAGATCATCCTGCCCGACCGCGAACAGATGAAGACGCAGATGGAAGCGCTCATCCATCACTTCAAGATCGTTACCGAGGGCTTCGGTGTTCCCGCTGGCGAGGTATATCAGGCCGTCGAATCGCCACGCGGCGAGATGGGGTACTACGTCGTCTCGGACGGCACCGCCAAACCGTACCGCGTCCACATGCGCAACCCGTCGTATGCAACGCTGCAGGCGCTGGAGACGATGTGCAAAGGCCGCCTGCTCGCCGATGTTGTTGCTGTCATTGGCTCCATCGACATCGTTCTTGGAGAGATTGACCGATAA
- a CDS encoding NADH-quinone oxidoreductase subunit C: protein MDAVLNGTQAVFEAHADNAAVKALSGIATNAKFDRGEMTITVARENIVAAGEAVKQAGYTFLEDVTAVDWYPSEPRFQITYHILSMSLKARVRLVARLSEDDAVIDSIVGVWPSANFYEREVFDLFGVRFSGHPNLRRIMMPEDWQGHPLRKDYPVEGYR from the coding sequence ATGGACGCCGTACTGAATGGCACTCAAGCCGTTTTTGAGGCCCATGCCGACAATGCTGCCGTCAAGGCGCTCTCGGGCATAGCAACCAACGCCAAGTTTGATCGCGGTGAGATGACGATTACAGTCGCGAGAGAGAACATCGTCGCTGCCGGCGAAGCAGTCAAGCAGGCGGGCTATACCTTCCTCGAAGATGTCACCGCTGTTGATTGGTACCCCTCTGAGCCACGCTTTCAGATCACGTATCACATCCTCTCGATGTCGCTGAAGGCGCGTGTTCGACTGGTCGCGCGGCTCAGCGAGGATGATGCAGTGATCGACAGCATCGTCGGTGTCTGGCCATCGGCCAACTTCTACGAGCGTGAAGTCTTCGACCTCTTCGGCGTCCGCTTCAGCGGCCACCCCAACCTCCGCCGCATCATGATGCCCGAAGACTGGCAGGGACATCCGCTGCGCAAGGACTATCCCGTGGAGGGCTACCGCTAA
- a CDS encoding NADH-quinone oxidoreductase subunit A, whose amino-acid sequence MQSYPYIWNYLPLVLQILVALGVACGMVGVSFLIGKHKNSRTKAGAYECGMDPIGDARGRFSVRFYMVAMLFILFDVEAVFMLPWAVIFRRLPAITGSRMFGFYEMLVYLGFVGVGLFYVWKKGILDWSNDKGDL is encoded by the coding sequence ATGCAAAGTTACCCCTACATATGGAATTATCTTCCCTTGGTGCTGCAGATACTGGTTGCGCTTGGTGTCGCCTGCGGCATGGTTGGGGTCTCATTCCTCATCGGCAAACATAAAAATTCACGCACCAAGGCCGGAGCCTACGAGTGCGGTATGGATCCCATCGGCGACGCGCGCGGACGTTTCTCGGTCCGCTTCTACATGGTCGCGATGCTCTTCATCCTGTTCGATGTGGAGGCGGTCTTCATGCTTCCCTGGGCGGTTATCTTCCGGCGGCTTCCGGCGATCACCGGTTCGCGCATGTTCGGCTTCTACGAGATGCTGGTGTACCTCGGCTTCGTCGGCGTCGGCCTCTTCTACGTCTGGAAAAAGGGCATTCTGGACTGGTCAAACGACAAGGGAGATCTCTAA
- a CDS encoding prepilin peptidase, protein MTPLIAYEAVGFALGLIFGSFLNVCIARLPQGESVVHPGSRCPDCGAAIPWYDNIPVISWLLLRGRCRHCKDSIALHYPLVEIGLGLWFMAQAAAIYTLLYFSRSHDLVSDVIVHVGIALLGFLLIGLMVMDWQTQLLPDIFTLGGIAVSFFLTCTRAIFLAPNEDDVILKNQQIQISSPGSSAGQGNVFLTGPERLLGEWLLSVCAAIAILLLIRWLYQVLRHREGMGLGDVKLFGLLAAFLGFWSSALALFAGLLIASIYAIVLLARGKAGATSKLAFGSFLAIGGLIAALYGEKLINAYKMLL, encoded by the coding sequence GTGACTCCACTTATCGCGTACGAGGCTGTGGGATTCGCCCTTGGCCTGATCTTTGGCAGCTTCCTGAACGTCTGCATTGCACGCCTTCCACAGGGCGAATCGGTTGTCCATCCGGGTTCGCGCTGTCCGGATTGCGGAGCGGCGATCCCCTGGTACGACAATATTCCGGTGATTAGCTGGCTGCTGCTGCGAGGTCGCTGCCGCCACTGCAAAGACTCCATTGCGTTGCACTATCCTCTGGTCGAGATTGGCCTTGGGCTATGGTTCATGGCGCAGGCAGCGGCGATTTATACGCTGCTTTATTTCTCAAGGTCGCATGATCTGGTGTCGGACGTCATTGTGCACGTCGGTATCGCGTTGCTCGGCTTTCTGCTGATTGGGCTAATGGTGATGGACTGGCAGACGCAGTTGCTGCCAGATATCTTCACTCTCGGCGGCATCGCTGTTTCATTCTTTCTCACCTGCACGCGGGCTATCTTTCTAGCTCCGAATGAGGACGACGTCATCCTCAAAAATCAGCAGATTCAGATCAGCAGCCCGGGAAGTTCTGCAGGTCAGGGGAACGTCTTTCTCACCGGGCCGGAGAGGCTGCTGGGCGAGTGGCTCCTGTCGGTCTGCGCAGCCATTGCCATTCTGCTGCTCATCCGCTGGTTGTATCAAGTGCTGCGCCATCGCGAAGGCATGGGGCTTGGCGACGTCAAGCTCTTCGGTCTGCTGGCTGCTTTCCTCGGTTTCTGGTCCTCTGCGCTTGCGTTATTTGCGGGCCTGCTGATTGCGAGCATTTATGCTATCGTTCTGCTTGCTCGGGGCAAGGCTGGAGCGACGTCGAAACTCGCCTTTGGCAGCTTCCTTGCGATCGGCGGATTGATTGCCGCGCTTTACGGTGAAAAGCTCATCAACGCCTATAAAATGCTGCTCTAA
- a CDS encoding carbohydrate porin → MAISTPFTGKAEYRTSMAHNSTLKYVLQGLLLLLTLPAHKVVAQQAATLLSSDPTPQRDVTPAPAGAPTLFPHSEKSRYLISGQANIILQGHGPFHSPYEGTNSFLSRGEYKTSLLGTLFLGAQLRKSPKSNTDAIFDVESSGGRGDSEALGLAGFTNLDVVRNPNLGPVPYIARVQLHQTIGLSSKMTDAERTPFALATQVPERRLEFRVGKMSLPDYFDMNNIGTDSHLQFLNWTVDNNGAWDYAADTRGYTYAAVAEYDDKDWSARYGLALMPTVANGIDLDWNLRRASGQNMEFELRKPLLGGLVAPDRKGVVRVLSFVNHAHMGLYRDAVKAYLDGTEKTPAITRHERYGAVKYGFGLNAEQELTENLRIFVRFGWNEGQHESFAYTEVDQTVEFGGDYSGRSWARPNDKLGLTFVSNAIKRDHQNYLRLGGLGFLLGDSNLNYAREDIVEGYYNLHAWRGVYYAVDTQFIAHPGYNKDRGPTLVSALRMHVDF, encoded by the coding sequence ATGGCAATTAGCACTCCGTTCACAGGCAAGGCTGAATATCGAACTTCGATGGCGCATAACTCCACTTTGAAATATGTGCTGCAGGGATTGCTACTGTTGTTGACCCTCCCTGCGCATAAAGTCGTGGCGCAGCAGGCGGCCACGCTGCTATCGTCCGATCCCACTCCGCAACGCGATGTGACGCCAGCCCCAGCGGGAGCGCCAACCCTCTTTCCTCATTCGGAAAAATCGCGCTACCTGATCTCGGGTCAAGCGAACATCATCCTTCAAGGGCATGGCCCATTTCACTCGCCGTATGAGGGGACCAACAGCTTTCTCAGCCGGGGCGAATATAAGACATCGCTTCTGGGGACGCTCTTTCTGGGGGCGCAACTCCGGAAGAGTCCAAAGAGCAATACCGACGCGATTTTTGACGTCGAGTCATCCGGCGGACGCGGCGACAGCGAAGCGCTCGGGCTAGCCGGGTTCACCAACCTCGACGTTGTGCGCAACCCAAACCTCGGGCCGGTGCCATACATCGCGCGCGTTCAGCTTCACCAGACCATCGGACTGAGCAGCAAGATGACCGATGCCGAACGGACGCCGTTCGCGTTGGCGACACAGGTTCCCGAGCGCAGGCTGGAGTTCCGCGTCGGCAAGATGAGCCTTCCCGATTATTTCGACATGAACAATATCGGGACGGATAGTCATCTGCAGTTCCTGAACTGGACCGTAGACAACAACGGCGCGTGGGACTACGCAGCCGATACACGCGGCTATACCTACGCCGCCGTGGCTGAGTACGACGACAAAGACTGGTCTGCGCGCTATGGCCTTGCGCTGATGCCAACCGTCGCTAACGGCATCGACCTCGACTGGAACCTGCGCCGTGCGAGCGGGCAAAATATGGAGTTTGAACTGCGCAAGCCGCTGCTCGGCGGACTGGTGGCCCCGGACCGCAAGGGTGTCGTCCGTGTGTTGAGCTTCGTGAACCACGCGCACATGGGCCTCTATCGCGATGCGGTGAAGGCGTATCTTGACGGGACGGAAAAAACGCCCGCGATCACCCGGCACGAGAGATACGGCGCGGTGAAGTACGGATTTGGATTGAATGCAGAGCAGGAGTTGACCGAGAATCTACGCATCTTTGTGCGCTTCGGTTGGAACGAAGGCCAGCATGAGTCGTTCGCCTACACCGAAGTCGATCAGACGGTCGAGTTTGGCGGCGACTACTCCGGCAGAAGCTGGGCGCGGCCCAACGACAAGCTAGGCCTCACTTTTGTGAGCAACGCCATCAAGCGCGATCACCAGAACTACCTTCGCCTCGGCGGTCTGGGCTTCCTGCTTGGAGATAGCAATCTGAACTACGCGCGCGAGGACATCGTGGAGGGGTATTACAACCTTCATGCATGGCGCGGCGTTTACTACGCGGTGGATACGCAATTCATCGCGCATCCCGGCTACAACAAGGATCGCGGCCCAACGCTGGTGTCAGCGTTGCGGATGCATGTGGATTTTTAA
- a CDS encoding metal/formaldehyde-sensitive transcriptional repressor, whose amino-acid sequence MTEVSRERTKLLNRVKRIRGQMDAVERTLLGDENCADVLMLLAAARGGINGLMAEVLEDHIRLHLLQDGRAPLTPDLGEELIDLVRAYLK is encoded by the coding sequence ATGACTGAAGTATCAAGAGAGCGGACAAAGTTGTTGAATCGTGTCAAGCGCATACGCGGTCAGATGGACGCTGTGGAACGAACGTTGCTGGGCGACGAAAACTGCGCGGACGTCTTGATGCTGCTTGCCGCTGCCCGCGGAGGAATCAACGGCCTGATGGCCGAGGTGTTGGAAGATCACATTCGCCTTCATCTTCTGCAGGATGGGCGTGCTCCACTCACGCCCGACCTGGGAGAAGAGTTGATTGATCTGGTCCGTGCTTATTTGAAGTAG
- a CDS encoding DUF3185 domain-containing protein, producing the protein MKAATIVGILLILLGIIGFAVGGVSFTHTKKDVDMGPLQISHQQKQTIPISPILSTIALIAGVGLVAVGAKSR; encoded by the coding sequence ATGAAGGCTGCAACCATTGTAGGAATTCTTCTCATCCTCCTCGGCATTATCGGCTTTGCGGTTGGCGGGGTCAGCTTCACTCACACAAAAAAAGATGTGGACATGGGGCCGCTTCAAATCTCGCATCAGCAAAAGCAGACTATTCCCATTTCGCCGATCCTGAGCACGATCGCCTTGATTGCCGGCGTCGGACTGGTCGCCGTCGGAGCCAAATCTCGCTAG
- a CDS encoding thiazole synthase, translating to MNPLVIAGRAFQSRLIVGTGKYKDGAETQAAIEASGAEMVTVAVRRVNLDRSTESLLDFIDPRRYFLLPNTAGCYTADEAIRAARLGREVGLSDWVKIEVIGDQQTLYPDIQATLEATRVLVKEGFTVLPYASDDIVFAKRLIDAGAAAVMPLGAPIGSGLGLQNTANLRILRELITEVPLIVDAGVGTASDATVAMELGFDGVLMNTAIAQAKDPLLMAEAMQHAVLAGRQAFLAGRMPRKLYATASSPLEGISR from the coding sequence ATGAACCCCCTTGTCATCGCTGGCAGAGCTTTTCAGTCACGTCTTATCGTCGGTACCGGAAAATACAAAGATGGCGCGGAGACCCAGGCGGCTATTGAGGCATCAGGCGCCGAGATGGTGACGGTTGCGGTACGCCGCGTCAACCTCGACCGTTCAACGGAATCGCTGCTGGACTTCATCGATCCACGGCGCTACTTTCTGCTCCCCAATACCGCTGGCTGTTACACCGCAGACGAAGCCATCCGCGCTGCTCGTCTCGGGCGCGAGGTAGGACTGTCGGACTGGGTCAAGATCGAGGTCATCGGCGACCAGCAGACGCTCTATCCGGATATTCAGGCGACACTGGAGGCGACGCGGGTTCTAGTGAAGGAAGGCTTCACCGTGCTCCCCTATGCATCTGATGACATTGTTTTTGCCAAGCGCCTGATTGATGCTGGCGCGGCTGCGGTAATGCCTCTGGGCGCTCCCATTGGCAGCGGGTTGGGATTGCAGAATACCGCTAACCTGCGCATTCTGAGGGAGCTGATTACCGAGGTTCCGCTGATCGTCGATGCCGGCGTTGGCACTGCATCGGATGCCACGGTTGCCATGGAGTTAGGATTCGATGGAGTGCTGATGAATACAGCTATCGCGCAAGCAAAAGATCCTCTGCTGATGGCCGAAGCGATGCAACACGCTGTGCTCGCCGGACGGCAGGCATTTCTCGCTGGGCGCATGCCGCGCAAGCTGTACGCCACAGCAAGTTCGCCGCTGGAAGGTATCTCCCGCTAA
- the lysS gene encoding lysine--tRNA ligase, whose amino-acid sequence MFESEFEKNLYALRRDKLAQIADLGHATYPNSYSATHTIPELRAAYDDQTAVQLESTPVPIEVSVAGRIMAIRVQGKAGFAQLQQGGQRLQIYVRKDDVGETAFALYKLLDLGDHIGAHGHLFRTRTGELTVHVSKLTFLAKALLALPDKYHGLEDTELRYRQRYVDLFMNTGYSAKQAANAGASVAQPGEAPQNSAENPETTEPETRNVREVFVKRAAILRALRTFFDERGYLEVETPMMHTIAGGAAAKPFRTHHNALDLDLSLRIAPELYLKRLVVGGLDRVYEINRNFRNEGISTQHNPEFTMLEFYQAYANYHDLMRLTEELIIFVAQEVNGHTLTNFNGVEIDLSKWKKLSMREAIREFWPKAAGKKPESSAFTSHDSVAALVHQLRDAKIRIDYSPKDPVGKTIANIFETVAEEHLIQPTIIYDFPLAVSPLSKQKPDEPDWVERFEFYIGGFEVGNAFSELNDPEDQRRRFEQQLLEKERGDDEAHAMDEDYVRALGYGLPPTGGEGIGIDRLTMILTGSKSIRDVILFPLLRPQVKKQQFTADQPHGESAE is encoded by the coding sequence GTGTTCGAGTCCGAGTTCGAAAAAAATCTCTACGCCCTTCGTCGTGACAAGCTCGCTCAGATCGCCGACCTCGGCCACGCCACCTATCCCAACTCTTACTCTGCTACGCACACCATTCCCGAACTGCGCGCCGCCTACGACGACCAGACCGCCGTGCAGCTCGAATCCACCCCTGTCCCCATCGAAGTCAGCGTCGCCGGTCGCATCATGGCCATCCGCGTCCAGGGCAAGGCAGGCTTCGCGCAGCTTCAACAGGGCGGCCAGCGCCTTCAGATCTACGTCCGCAAGGACGATGTCGGCGAGACCGCCTTTGCCCTCTACAAGCTGCTCGACCTCGGCGACCACATCGGCGCCCACGGCCATCTCTTTCGCACCCGGACCGGCGAACTCACCGTACATGTCTCAAAACTCACCTTCCTCGCCAAGGCCCTGCTCGCCCTGCCCGACAAGTATCATGGCCTCGAAGACACCGAACTACGCTACCGCCAGCGCTACGTCGATCTCTTCATGAACACCGGCTACAGCGCCAAGCAGGCTGCAAATGCAGGTGCCTCTGTCGCCCAACCGGGTGAAGCACCGCAAAACTCCGCGGAAAATCCGGAGACTACCGAACCCGAAACCCGCAACGTCCGCGAAGTCTTCGTCAAACGGGCCGCCATCCTCCGCGCACTGCGCACCTTCTTTGACGAGCGCGGCTACCTCGAAGTCGAAACCCCGATGATGCACACAATCGCCGGAGGAGCCGCGGCCAAGCCCTTCCGCACCCATCACAACGCGCTCGACCTCGACCTCTCCTTGCGTATCGCGCCGGAGCTATACCTCAAGCGCCTCGTAGTCGGTGGCCTCGACCGCGTCTACGAGATCAACCGCAACTTCCGCAACGAGGGCATCAGCACCCAGCACAATCCCGAGTTCACTATGCTGGAGTTCTACCAAGCCTACGCCAACTACCACGACCTCATGCGCCTGACCGAAGAACTCATTATCTTCGTAGCGCAGGAGGTAAATGGCCACACCCTCACCAACTTCAACGGCGTAGAGATCGATCTCAGCAAGTGGAAAAAGCTCTCCATGCGCGAAGCCATTAGAGAGTTCTGGCCCAAGGCAGCAGGGAAGAAGCCAGAGTCGAGCGCCTTCACCTCACATGACTCCGTAGCCGCGCTTGTTCATCAACTCCGCGATGCAAAGATCCGCATCGACTACAGCCCCAAAGACCCTGTCGGCAAAACTATCGCCAACATCTTCGAAACTGTCGCTGAAGAACACCTTATTCAGCCCACCATCATCTATGACTTCCCGCTAGCCGTCTCGCCCCTCTCCAAGCAAAAGCCCGATGAGCCCGACTGGGTCGAACGCTTCGAGTTTTACATCGGCGGCTTCGAGGTTGGCAATGCCTTTAGTGAGCTGAACGATCCCGAAGACCAGCGCCGCCGCTTCGAGCAGCAGCTTCTCGAAAAAGAACGAGGCGACGACGAAGCCCACGCCATGGACGAGGACTACGTCCGTGCACTCGGCTACGGCTTGCCCCCCACCGGGGGCGAAGGCATCGGCATCGACCGCCTGACCATGATCCTCACCGGGTCAAAGTCCATCCGCGACGTCATCCTCTTCCCGCTTCTTCGCCCCCAGGTCAAAAAGCAGCAATTCACCGCGGACCAGCCCCACGGAGAATCTGCCGAATAG
- a CDS encoding AtpZ/AtpI family protein, translating to MADNQTGNGKGGGGKGPLGDLVKAESMIQLAIALPAGCLIGWLIGSWLDRHFHQSWISIAGIVLGAVAGFIQIFTTASRFLKNDK from the coding sequence ATGGCGGATAACCAGACAGGAAACGGCAAAGGCGGCGGAGGCAAAGGCCCGCTGGGCGACCTGGTAAAGGCCGAATCGATGATTCAACTGGCGATTGCGCTTCCGGCTGGATGCCTGATCGGCTGGCTGATCGGGTCGTGGCTGGATAGGCACTTTCACCAAAGCTGGATCTCGATTGCAGGCATTGTGCTGGGCGCAGTGGCGGGATTTATACAAATCTTCACGACGGCTTCGCGCTTTTTGAAGAACGACAAATAG